The following coding sequences lie in one Vicia villosa cultivar HV-30 ecotype Madison, WI unplaced genomic scaffold, Vvil1.0 ctg.000860F_1_1, whole genome shotgun sequence genomic window:
- the LOC131631756 gene encoding uncharacterized protein LOC131631756, translating into MISLQPYKFCLQTPILFNPSNVGINQHRQTQTSVLAQRKLKVHRREVKCSAGEKKSERRTFLTLEEAGLVEMSGLSTHERFLCRLTISSLNLLKVISEQEGCPIEELNAGKVCDWFLKDRLKREQNIDSAVLQWDDSDFQF; encoded by the exons ATGATTTCTCTACAACCTTATAAATTTTGTCTTCAAACACCAATTTTGTTCAATCCTTCAAATGTTGGTATAAATCAACAtagacaaacacaaacaagtgTGCTAGCACAGAGGAAGCTTAAAGTACATAGAAGAGAAGTCAAATGCAGTGCAGGTGAAAAGAAGAGTGAAAGGAGAACGTTTTTAACACTTGAAGAAGCTGGTTTGGTTGAGATGTCTGGGTTGAGCACTCATGAGCGTTTTCTATGCCGTTTAACT ATATCTTCACTGAATTTACTAAAAGTGATATCAGAACAAGAAGGTTGTCCAATAGAAGAGCTCAATGCTGGAAAGGTATGTGATTGGTTCCTGAAAGACAGGCTCAAAAGGGAACAGAACATTGATTCTGCTGTTCTTCAATGGGATGATTCCGATTTCCAATTTTAA
- the LOC131631755 gene encoding putative PAP-specific phosphatase, mitochondrial — protein MAFSMDILRSSHVSAVRFSHGDGTRSRSFTTRRFSIRANLPFPKENAKYHKELEAAIDVVHSACRLCVQVKSSLFSTEGKIVEKIDQTPVTVADFGVQALISLELSKLFPSIPLVAEEDSAFVRSRNLAGTVFEAVSAEVSSTSKTLTQDDVLNAIDRGGKDAFVFGPKPATYWLLDPIDGTRGFLKDNSALYVVGLALVVEGETQIGIMGCPNWQEGVSGKAPAEVEEDSEALPRSGIMMIAHKGHGTWTKTLNSKPESSAVWTRCFVDGFNMLPKSRFCLIDSQTWDFLPLSATLDATSNANDVGSNQVLLLVVCCGSLIKHFMVASGRASVFIQRKKEKTIMAWDHAVGMLCVHEAGGKVSDWEGTEMDLAADETSRRSIFPQGGILATNGKLHDQIVQLISDQAAVV, from the exons ATGGCATTTTCCATGGATATCCTGCGCTCTTCTCACGTCTCCGCCGTCCGTTTTTCCCACGGCGACGGCACTCGAAGCCGCAGCTTCACCACCCGGCGCTTCAGCATAAG GGCAAACCTTCCATTTCCGAAGGAAAATGCGAAGTATCACAAAGAACTTGAAGCTGCCATTGATGTTGTTCACAGTGCTTGCCGTTTATGTGTTCAG GTGAAATCGTCTTTGTTCTCTACTGAGGGGAAGATTGTTGAGAAAATTGATCAGACTCCAGTGACTGTGGCTGATTTTGGAGTTCAGGCTCTCATAAGTTTAG AGTTAAGTAAGTTGTTCCCTTCTATTCCATTGGTGGCTGAGGAGGACTCTGCTTTCGTGCGATCGAGAAATTTGGCGGGTACCGTGTTTGAGGCAGTAAGTGCTGAAGTTAGCTCCACTTCTAAAACATTGACGCAGGACGATGTACTCAACGCAATTGATAGAGGAGGCAaggatgcttttgtatttggacCAAAGCCAGCCACATATTGG TTGCTCGATCCAATTGATGGAACTCGTGGATTTTTGAAAGATAACTCAGCATTATATGTG GTGGGTTTGGCTCTTGTGGTTGAAGGAGAGACTCAAATTGGTATTATGGGCTGCCCTAACTGGCAAGAGGGCGTATCTGGAAAAGCCCCTGCTGAGGTGGAGGAGGATAGCGAAGCTCTTCCTCGATCAGGAATTATGATGATTGCTCATAAAGGCCATGGAACGTGGACCAAAACGTTGAATAGCAAGCCCGAATCATCTGCTGTATGGACCAGATGTTTTGTTGATGGGTTTAACATGTTACCTAAATCACGCTTTTGTCTTATAGATAGTCAAACGTGGGATTTTCTGCCATTGTCTGCTACCCTTGATGCAacaagcaatgcaaatgatgtagGGAGCAACCAAGTTCTTCTCCTGGTGGTATGTTGTGGAAG TTTAATCAAGCATTTCATGGTGGCGTCTGGTAGAGCATCCGTTTTCATTCAACGTAAAAAAGAGAAGACTATCATG GCTTGGGACCATGCTGTTGGCATGCTCTGCGTTCACGAGGCAGGTGGAAAG GTAAGTGACTGGGAAGGCACAGAAATGGATCTTGCAGCAGATGAAACTAGCCGGCGGAGCATATTCCCCCAAGGCGGCATCCTTGCTACCAACGGCAAGTTACATGATCAGATTGTACAGCTTATCTCTGATCAGGCTGCAGTAGTTTGA
- the LOC131631757 gene encoding external alternative NAD(P)H-ubiquinone oxidoreductase B2, mitochondrial-like, protein MARFSFFQRLSRTFRDNHRTVKLVLLCTAVSGGGIVAYGELAPSEAVTDRKKVVVLGTGWAATSFMKNLDNPKYEVQVVSPRNYFAFTPLLPSVTCGTVEARSIVEPVRNIFRKKKVDVQFSEAECFKIDAENKKVYCRSNANNSLNGKEEFVVDYDYLIIGVGANVNTFNTPGVVENCHFLKEVEDAQKIRRTVIDCFERANLPEVSEEEKKRILHFAIVGGGPTGVEFAASLHDFVNEDLVRLYPGIKDLVKITLLEAGDHILSMFDKRITAFAEDKFHRTGIDVKTGSMVVKVSEKEISTKELKNGGNITTIPYGMAVWSTGIGTRPFIKDFMSQIGQASRRALATDEWLRVEGCNNVYALGDCATINQRKVMEDIAAIFKKADKRNSGTLTVKEFQDVVKDICVRYPQVELYLKSKQMRNIADLLKEARGDVKKETVELNIEELKTALSKVDSQMKFLPATAQVASQQGIYLAKCFNRMEECEKNPEGPLRFRGEGRHRFNPFQYKHLGQFAPLGGEQTAAQLPGDWVSIGHSSQWLWYSVYASKQVSWRTRALVVTDWTRRFIFGRDSSRI, encoded by the exons ATGGCGAGATTCTCTTTCTTCCAACGTCTTTCTAGAACTTTCCGTGACAATCACAGAACCGTTAAGCTTGTTCTTCTCTGCACCGCCGTAAG TGGTGGTGGAATTGTGGCATATGGTGAGTTGGCTCCGTCGGAAGCGGTTACCGATAGGAAAAAAGTGGTGGTGCTCGGGACAGGTTGGGCGGCTACGAGTTTTATGAAGAATCTGGATAATCCAAAGTATGAAGTTCAAGTGGTTTCGCCTCGGAATTATTTTGCATTCACACCTTTGCTGCCTAGCGTGACGTGCGGGACAGTTGAAGCGCGCAGCATTGTTGAACCTGTACGCAATATTTTTAGGAAG AAAAAGGTTGATGTGCAATTCAGTGAAGCAGAATGTTTCAAGATTGATGctgaaaataaaaaagtttattgTCGATCTAATGCAAACAATAGTTTGAATGGGAAAGAAGAATTTGTTGTGGACTACGATTACCTAATCATCGGTGTGGGCGCTAATGTCAACACATTTAACACACCAGGAGTGGTGGAGAATTGTCATTTTCTTAAG GAAGTTGAAGATGCGCAGAAGATTAGAAGAACAGTTATTGACTGCTTTGAGAGAGCGAACTTGCCTGAAGTAAGcgaggaagagaagaaaagaatTCTTCATTTTGCTATTGTTGGAGGTGGGCCAACTGGAGTAGAGTTTGCAGCCTCACTTCATGACTTTGTCAATGAGGATTTAGTCCGATTATATCCCGGGATAAAAGATTTAGTAAAAATTACGCTTCTGGAAGCTGGAGATCATATCTTGAGCAT GTTTGACAAAAGGATAACTGCTTTCGCTGAAGACAAATTTCATAGAACTGGGATTGATGTGAAAACAGGATCCATGGTTGTGAAAGTATCTGAAAAAGAAATTTCCACTAAAGAGCTgaaaaatggaggaaatattacTACAATTCCATATGGAATGGCTGTCTGGTCAACTGGTATCGGCACTCGTCCGTTTATTAAAGATTTCATGTCACAAATTGGTCAG GCTAGCAGACGTGCTCTAGCTACCGatgaatggttgagagttgaagGATGCAACAATGTATATGCACTCGGTGATTGTGCTACAATAAATCAGAGAAAAGTCATG GAAGATATTGCGGCGATCTTTAAGAAGGCTGACAAACGCAATTCAGGAACACTTACGGTCAAAGAATTTCAAGACGTCGTGAAGGACATTTGTGTACGATATCCTCAAGTTGAGCTGTATCTGAAAAGTAAACAGATGCGCAACATTGCTGATTTATTGAAGGAAGCCAGGGGAGATGTTAAAAAAGAAACAGTTGAACTAAATATCGAAGAACTCAAAACCGCTCTTTCCAAAGTGGATTCTCAGATGAAATTTCTCCCTGCAACAGCACAG GTTGCATCTCAGCAAGGAATTTACCTAGCCAAATGCTTCAACCGAATGGAAGAGTGTGAGAAAAATCCAGAGGGTCCTCTCAGGTTCAGGGGAGAAGGTCGTCATCGCTTCAATCCCTTCCA GTACAAGCACTTAGGTCAGTTCGCTCCTTTGGGAGGAGAACAGACAGCTGCCCAGCTTCCTGGAGATTGGGTTTCAATTGGTCATAGCAGCCAATGGTTGTGGTATTCTGTCTATGCAAG CAAACAAGTAAGCTGGCGTACGAGGGCGCTAGTAGTTACAGACTGGACAAGACGCTTTATTTTTGGAAGGGACTCAAGTCGCATCTGA